In the genome of Candidatus Neomarinimicrobiota bacterium, one region contains:
- a CDS encoding MerR family transcriptional regulator, producing MPREAIKKLYYSIGEVSEATDLKQYVLRYWESEFPQLSPAKNRAGNRTYREKDIELVNFIKTLLYEKKYTIEGARQKLKQLQDNGQPLNVLSLEEPVAAQPTPPTQAVEQPMAPKPVTSAQGDMTPERYKKFLTNLRIDLKQLIDLIDS from the coding sequence ATGCCAAGGGAAGCCATCAAAAAACTATACTATTCAATCGGTGAAGTCAGCGAAGCAACTGACTTAAAGCAATACGTGTTGCGCTACTGGGAGTCAGAATTTCCCCAGCTATCTCCTGCTAAAAACCGTGCTGGCAACCGTACCTACCGGGAAAAAGACATTGAGTTGGTAAATTTTATTAAAACGCTACTTTATGAAAAGAAATACACCATTGAGGGAGCGCGTCAGAAGCTAAAGCAGTTACAGGACAACGGTCAGCCTCTAAATGTCCTCAGCCTTGAAGAGCCAGTGGCAGCTCAACCTACCCCACCAACTCAAGCCGTAGAGCAACCTATGGCACCAAAACCAGTGACTTCTGCCCAGGGTGATATGACTCCAGAGCGTTACAAGAAATTTCTAACAAATCTTCGTATTGATCTAAAACAGCTTATTGATTTAATTGATTCATAA
- a CDS encoding ABC transporter permease has translation MNALKIAWFEYRRRIRSKWFIIGTFGMPILILVISLGTGYMAGSGAGIETKNFGLIDETGFYGHQLSLVLDERFAEKETPPFNLAVSNGSFESLQTQFDELVNEKTLDGYFVIPADFFTNPMLRNYARSSSTIRSTDIIESELKELLIKEKAIFLQLSDDALDEIFFNVTVSHFEIGSSEERETEELIAGYIAPFVFMFLLFLGIFTGGQLLLRAVLEERSSRVIEVLLSTVSYNELMGGKILGLGLLGLTQSAIYLIGTFIAGSYYDLSLITPAIGLLYFTYFILGYLLYAGIYIGVGALFDSEQEAQQAIQIITFIAIIPMVLWTMVIENPNSTLVNVLSYIPLVTPFFMMIKIAVGETSTFQILTTIIVMIISVYGSIRLAAKVFRTGILLYGKRITLPEIYRWMRA, from the coding sequence ATGAATGCCTTGAAAATTGCATGGTTCGAGTATCGTCGTAGAATTCGCTCAAAATGGTTTATCATTGGAACTTTTGGCATGCCAATTCTGATCCTGGTGATTAGTCTGGGTACTGGATATATGGCTGGTTCAGGTGCAGGTATTGAAACCAAAAACTTTGGATTAATTGATGAAACAGGTTTCTATGGACATCAATTGTCTCTTGTTCTGGACGAGCGGTTCGCTGAGAAGGAAACCCCGCCCTTCAATCTGGCCGTGTCCAACGGTAGCTTTGAATCTTTGCAAACTCAATTTGATGAACTGGTGAATGAAAAGACTCTCGATGGTTACTTCGTAATTCCAGCTGATTTTTTTACCAATCCAATGCTTCGTAATTATGCCAGATCAAGTTCAACCATTCGCTCAACTGATATTATCGAATCTGAGTTGAAGGAGTTATTAATCAAGGAGAAAGCCATTTTTCTGCAATTGTCAGATGATGCACTGGATGAAATATTTTTTAATGTAACAGTTTCTCATTTTGAGATTGGTTCATCTGAGGAGAGGGAAACTGAAGAACTTATCGCAGGTTATATCGCACCCTTTGTATTCATGTTTTTACTCTTCCTGGGCATCTTTACAGGTGGGCAGCTCCTGCTGAGGGCGGTATTGGAGGAAAGGTCTTCCCGGGTCATTGAAGTGCTTTTATCAACGGTGAGCTACAATGAATTGATGGGTGGAAAAATATTGGGACTTGGCTTGCTGGGGCTAACCCAATCTGCCATATACCTGATTGGAACATTCATCGCAGGCAGTTACTATGATCTATCCCTCATTACGCCAGCAATCGGGCTGCTCTATTTTACGTATTTTATTCTCGGATATCTGTTATATGCAGGAATATATATAGGAGTAGGGGCCTTGTTTGATTCTGAGCAGGAGGCCCAGCAGGCTATTCAAATCATCACATTTATTGCTATTATTCCCATGGTTCTGTGGACCATGGTCATCGAAAACCCTAACTCTACTCTGGTAAATGTTTTAAGCTATATACCCCTGGTGACGCCCTTCTTTATGATGATTAAGATAGCAGTAGGGGAGACATCAACTTTTCAGATACTTACAACCATTATTGTAATGATTATTAGTGTCTATGGAAGTATCAGACTAGCCGCTAAGGTGTTCCGGACTGGCATCCTGCTTTATGGAAAACGCATCACTTTGCCAGAAATATATAGATGGATGAGAGCGTAG
- a CDS encoding tyrosine--tRNA ligase has product MKFPPVKEQLDILSRGVEDFVSPEGLEQKLEKSIASEKPLKIKLGADPSRPDLHIGHAVVLRKLRQFQDLGHNAILIIGDFTASIGDPTGRNKTRPSITLEEARDFGKSYLDQASIILNTDRLDVVHNSDWLNTMNFSEVIKLAAQVTVAQMLERDDFSQRYKGGTPISVHEFLYPLAQAQDSVHLHSDVELGGTDQLFNLLMGRELQKKSNQAQQVIMTVPLLEGTDGVEKMSKSYDNYIGLSDSPAEMFGKVLSIPDEMIIKYLTLTTNLPMDDIKSIETKMKSGENPRDFKRQLGRELVKVYYDEDSATAAQQAFDNLFIKKDIPDEMPELIVESSDETLLSLLDKSGLFGSKGEIRRLIKQNAVSVDGEKVQDEFLPFNTKGSFVIKAGKRKFIRIIHN; this is encoded by the coding sequence TTGAAATTTCCACCAGTTAAAGAACAGCTAGATATACTCTCCCGAGGTGTAGAAGACTTTGTTTCGCCTGAAGGACTTGAACAGAAGCTCGAAAAGTCCATAGCCTCAGAGAAGCCATTAAAAATTAAACTCGGCGCTGATCCAAGTCGTCCTGATTTGCACATAGGTCATGCCGTCGTCCTGAGAAAATTGCGTCAATTCCAGGATCTGGGTCATAATGCCATACTCATTATTGGAGATTTTACGGCCTCCATTGGTGATCCTACGGGTAGAAATAAGACCAGACCTAGTATAACCCTGGAAGAAGCTCGTGATTTTGGTAAGTCATATCTCGACCAAGCTTCTATTATTTTAAACACCGACAGGCTTGATGTGGTGCACAATTCGGACTGGCTGAACACCATGAATTTTTCTGAAGTCATTAAGCTGGCTGCCCAGGTGACCGTAGCGCAAATGCTGGAACGCGATGACTTTTCTCAGAGGTATAAGGGTGGAACACCCATCTCGGTTCATGAATTCCTTTACCCACTTGCCCAGGCACAGGACTCTGTCCATCTGCATTCTGATGTAGAATTGGGGGGAACAGATCAACTATTTAATCTGCTTATGGGACGAGAGCTGCAAAAAAAATCCAATCAAGCCCAACAGGTTATCATGACAGTGCCCCTTCTTGAAGGGACAGATGGTGTGGAAAAGATGTCCAAAAGTTATGACAATTATATCGGATTATCAGATTCACCTGCTGAAATGTTTGGAAAAGTGTTATCCATACCAGATGAAATGATTATAAAATATCTCACCCTCACCACCAATCTCCCCATGGATGATATCAAAAGCATCGAAACCAAAATGAAATCAGGGGAAAACCCACGTGATTTTAAGCGACAGTTGGGTCGTGAATTGGTGAAAGTCTATTACGATGAAGATTCAGCAACTGCTGCACAACAAGCCTTCGATAATTTGTTTATCAAAAAAGATATCCCAGATGAAATGCCTGAGCTCATTGTGGAGTCATCTGATGAAACCCTGCTTTCCCTCCTGGATAAGAGTGGATTGTTCGGCAGTAAGGGGGAGATTCGCAGGCTTATCAAGCAAAATGCAGTGAGTGTTGATGGAGAAAAAGTCCAGGATGAATTCTTACCCTTTAATACCAAGGGGAGTTTCGTCATAAAAGCCGGTAAGCGAAAATTTATTCGGATCATCCATAACTAA
- the smpB gene encoding SsrA-binding protein SmpB, whose amino-acid sequence MNDDKHIKLVLRNKRAYYEYEIIEKFEAGISLHGTEVKSIRAGNLNMGDAYARPRNGSISLLNLHISPWETANDYDQHDPTRPRLLLLHKKEIRKLSHEIEAKGYTLLPLSLYFKAGKLKVELGLAKGKNIRDKRQTSLKRDATREMDRARKLSH is encoded by the coding sequence ATGAACGACGATAAACATATCAAGTTGGTTTTACGCAATAAGCGCGCGTACTACGAATATGAGATTATAGAAAAATTTGAGGCCGGCATCTCCCTGCATGGAACTGAGGTAAAATCAATTCGTGCAGGAAATCTCAACATGGGTGATGCCTATGCAAGACCACGGAATGGGAGTATCTCATTATTGAATCTGCATATTTCGCCCTGGGAAACAGCAAATGATTACGATCAACATGACCCGACACGACCTCGACTCTTGTTACTACATAAAAAAGAAATTAGAAAATTGAGTCATGAGATCGAAGCCAAAGGATATACATTACTACCGCTTTCGCTTTATTTTAAGGCAGGAAAGCTGAAAGTTGAGCTTGGTCTTGCAAAGGGTAAAAATATTCGAGATAAAAGGCAGACCTCTCTCAAACGTGATGCCACCAGAGAAATGGATAGAGCCAGAAAACTCAGTCACTAA
- the trxA gene encoding thioredoxin, whose protein sequence is MAENVKEFTDSNFNAEVIESDVPVLVDFWAVWCMPCKMVAPVVAEIASEYKGKLKVGKLDVDGNPEVAQKYGIRSIPSLLIFKNGEVAQMLVGAVPKPQITAKVDAVIG, encoded by the coding sequence ATGGCTGAAAATGTGAAAGAATTTACCGATAGCAACTTTAATGCTGAAGTAATTGAGTCAGACGTACCAGTGCTTGTAGACTTCTGGGCTGTTTGGTGTATGCCGTGTAAAATGGTTGCTCCAGTAGTTGCAGAAATTGCCAGTGAATATAAAGGTAAGTTGAAAGTTGGAAAATTAGACGTAGATGGCAATCCAGAAGTTGCTCAGAAATACGGGATTCGTAGTATTCCAAGTCTTTTGATTTTCAAAAATGGTGAAGTAGCCCAAATGCTTGTTGGGGCAGTACCCAAACCACAGATTACCGCCAAGGTCGACGCAGTTATCGGCTAA
- a CDS encoding ATP-binding cassette domain-containing protein, with product MIEIRGISKTYDSIVAVSELNMTIQPGRIYGFLGPNGAGKTTAIRMLMNIIIPDEGQILFEGSNNRPPSNQIGYLPEERGLYQKISVMETLQYFAHLRSVPHANDKIKAYLQRFDLGSRLQSKVSELSKGNQQKLQFINTILHDPQYIVLDEPFSGLDPVNQLLLKEILEEMKQAGKTILFSSHQMDQVEKLCDDVALINKGQLVTAGELSKIMQSEGIQRLQVTPVNEADLNHECFSAFTTERTNGSMFIEIDGHSKQDIISTLNKSIDLKSVRVAELGLEEVFIHLVQGSES from the coding sequence ATGATAGAAATCAGGGGAATCTCCAAAACATACGATTCCATTGTTGCTGTTTCTGAACTCAATATGACCATTCAACCAGGTAGAATTTATGGCTTTCTGGGTCCCAATGGGGCAGGGAAGACCACAGCCATTCGTATGCTCATGAACATTATTATTCCCGATGAAGGCCAGATCCTTTTTGAAGGAAGTAATAATAGACCTCCATCAAACCAAATAGGATATCTGCCTGAAGAACGAGGGTTGTACCAGAAGATCTCAGTCATGGAAACACTGCAATACTTTGCTCATCTTCGAAGCGTTCCACATGCCAATGATAAAATTAAAGCATATCTCCAGCGCTTTGATCTGGGATCCAGGCTGCAATCCAAGGTCAGTGAATTGTCAAAGGGTAACCAGCAAAAGCTTCAATTTATAAATACCATCCTCCATGACCCTCAATACATAGTCCTGGATGAACCTTTTTCTGGTCTTGATCCTGTTAATCAGCTTCTCTTAAAGGAAATATTGGAGGAGATGAAACAAGCTGGTAAAACCATCCTGTTCAGCTCTCACCAAATGGACCAGGTGGAAAAGCTATGTGATGATGTTGCCCTGATTAATAAAGGTCAATTGGTCACAGCTGGGGAACTATCAAAAATAATGCAATCAGAAGGCATTCAGCGTCTTCAGGTAACACCTGTAAATGAGGCTGATCTCAATCATGAATGCTTTTCTGCTTTCACAACAGAGCGTACAAATGGATCCATGTTTATCGAAATTGACGGTCATTCAAAGCAGGATATCATTTCCACTCTGAATAAATCAATCGATTTAAAATCGGTGAGAGTTGCCGAGTTAGGTCTTGAAGAAGTTTTTATTCATTTGGTACAGGGATCTGAATCATGA